CCAGAAACCACCTACCAGCAGGACAATCAATACAATTCGACGCAATCGCATACCCGTCAAAGCCTTTCCGGAAAGACAAGAAAACCTACGGGAATTCGATGCTGCACGTTCCCGCTATTCTCTATTGTATTAACTCGGTTGAGGAAGAATTGTTGCTAATCTGCGATTGTCGGTTCTACCCCGGCGATCGCCGGCTTGTAGGAGGCGCCAAACTGCCGATCTCCGGTTGCAGGAAGAGAGGTGAAAACACCCACGATTGAGGGGAAAAAGCGCTCGCGAAGACGAAGTGCAGGGATCTCGATAAGTTTGGCGGCGACGATCCCGATCACAATTGAGCTAGTGAAGAAGACTGCGACGCGAACAGAGGCGGCGCTTGCTGGCAGCCACGCGGAAATCATGCCTGAACAAAATCCATGCCACAGATAAATGGAATAGGAGAATGTTCCGATATACGCGACGGCTGACAGGCCAATCAGGGCTGGCTTTGGAGCTTCATGAATTTTTACACTGAGAAAGCCTATCAGGAGGCATCCATACCCAAGATAAAGGGAAGTGAACCCAAATGTGTACATCCACCTTTCATACTGTCCCCAAATGAACATTGGCAAAAGACAAACTGCCGAGAGACAAAAAATCAGGGTGCGTCTTCGATACGCGAGATTCAAAAATCGCTCCTGGTGAAAGTGATACCAATAGGAGATGACCACGCCGAAGAATAGTGAATCCAGCCGGAGATGAGTTGGAAAATTGTGAGTCTGTAGCGAGTAAGGAATATACCTCGCTGTAAGCAGACGCACAAAAAGTACGATTAGAGCAACCACTACAAATATAACC
This portion of the Acidicapsa acidisoli genome encodes:
- a CDS encoding acyltransferase family protein — its product is MTFAASLSTSARNLQLDVLRGVAILMVLICHSAILRTPTWDAGVWRPCWSGVDLFFVVSGFLISGLLFSEYKRTGRILFRRFAIRRALKIYPGFYAVVGITVAIRVVQHRHEIWYQLLHDMLFIQSYFIGTWGHFWSLSVEEHFYILLPLLMFFLIRNSVKDRNNPFSFIPVIFVVVALIVLFVRLLTARYIPYSLQTHNFPTHLRLDSLFFGVVISYWYHFHQERFLNLAYRRRTLIFCLSAVCLLPMFIWGQYERWMYTFGFTSLYLGYGCLLIGFLSVKIHEAPKPALIGLSAVAYIGTFSYSIYLWHGFCSGMISAWLPASAASVRVAVFFTSSIVIGIVAAKLIEIPALRLRERFFPSIVGVFTSLPATGDRQFGASYKPAIAGVEPTIAD